In a single window of the Botrytis cinerea B05.10 chromosome 12, complete sequence genome:
- the Bcleu5 gene encoding Bcleu5 — protein sequence MTKDASSSSTNISTEQNGSRETNDNNTVEAMASAVADGRRKSAPALCPTDDDTVVLGNKQSRIGQKGGLGEEGRLRTAGKEIRNKQSWDYIWRTGLAGGLAGSAAKTVVAPLDRVKILFQASNPQFAKYTGSWFGYITAMRDIHSDEGLRGLFRGHSATILRIFPYAAIKFLAYEQIRAAIIPKHEYETPFRRLISGSLAGVTSVFFTYPLEVIRVRLAFETKGRSAGLGEICRRIYHEVPPQPKLSTTNGAGGLVAGAENAMQSIVPKSGLANFYRGFSATILGMLPYAGMSFLTHDTAGDLLRHKSIKQYTTLPKPAHYAENKPAPLRSWAELFAGGVAGLVSQTSAYPLEVIRRRMQVGGTVGDGRRLHIGETARMIVRERGWRGFFVGLTIGYVKVVPMVAVSFYVYERGKGWLGI from the exons ATGACCAAGGATGCCTCATCGAGCTCAACAAATATATCTACAGAACAGAACGGATCACGAGAGACAAACGACAACAACACAGTCGAAGCAATGGCGAGCGCAGTCGCTGATGGGAGGAGAAAATCCGCGCCAGCTCTCTGTCCCACGGATGATGATACGGTAGTATTGGGGAATAAGCAGTCGAGGATAGGGCAGAAGGGGGGGcttggagaagaggggaggtTAAGGACAGCGGGGAAGGAGATTAGAAACAAACAAAGTTGGGATTACATATGGAGAACGGGATTGGCGGGGGGCTTGGCTGGTAGTGCG GCAAAAACCGTAGTCGCCCCCCTGGACCGGGTAAAAATCCTCTTCCAAGCCAGCAATCCTCAGTTCGCCAAATATACCGGCTCTTGGTTTGGCTACATCACAGCCATGCGCGATATCCACAGCGACGAGGGACTGCGCGGACTCTTCCGCGGACATTCTGCGACTATCCTCCGTATCTTCCCATACGCTGCGATTAAATTTCTAGCATATGAGCAAATCCGCGCCGCGATAATACCGAAACATGAATACGAGACGCCATTCAGAAGATTGATTAGTGGTAGTTTGGCGGGAGTAACGAGTGTATTTTTCACTTATCCCCTGGAGGTTATTAGGGTTAGGTTGGCGTTTGAGACAAAGGGACGGAGCGCGGGGTTGGGGGAAATTTGCAGGAGGATATACCATGAAGTTCCGCCACAGCCTAAATTATCTACTACAAATGGGGCAGGAGGTCTAGTTGCCGGGGCAGAGAATGCGATGCAGAGCATTGTTCCCAAAAGCGGATTGGCAAATTTTTATAGAGGATTTTCGGCGACGATATTGGGGATGTTGCCGTATGCTGGAATGTCATTTTTGACGCATGATACCGCGGGAGATTTATTAAGACATAAGAGTATAAAACAGTACACGACACTTCCGAAACCAGCACATTATGCGGAGAATAAACCAGCGCCGCTTAGATCGTGGGCGGAATTATTCGCGGGTGGTGTAGCGGGATTGGTGTCTCAAACGAGCGCGTATCCGTTGGAAGTGATAAGGAGGAGAATGCAGGTCGGAGGAACTGTGGGGGATGGGAGAAGGCTGCATATTGGGGAGACGGCGAGGATGATCGTTagggagagggggtggaGAGGGTTTTTTGTGGGGTTGACGATTGGCTATGTCAAGGTTGTGCCGATGGTTGCGGTGAGCTTTTATGTTTATGAGAGGGGGAAGGGATGGTTGGGTATTTAG